One window from the genome of Osmerus eperlanus chromosome 1, fOsmEpe2.1, whole genome shotgun sequence encodes:
- the tshba gene encoding thyroid stimulating hormone subunit beta a, whose amino-acid sequence MDCPVFYWGLLCVLLSPAVSICVPTDYTVFVEKQECDYCVAINTTICMGFCYSRDSNMKELAGPRFLLQRGCVYDKVEYRTAILPGCPSHANPLFTYPVAVSCHCGTCNTDSDECAHKAIGDGARCSKPLRHLYPYPGLSNYISLD is encoded by the exons ATGGACTGTCCAGTTTTCTACTGGGGGCTTCTGTGTGTGCTTCTGAGCCCTGCTGTTTCCATCTGTGTCCCTACCGACTACACTGTGTTCGTGGAGAAACAGGAATGTGACTACTGTGTGGCCATCAACACCACCATCTGCATGGGCTTCTGTTACTCCAGG GACAGCAACATGAAGGAGCTGGCGGGTCCTAGATTCCTGCTCCAGCGAGGTTGTGTGTACGACAAGGTGGAGTACAGGACAGCTATCCTGCCAGGGTGTCCTTCCCACGCCAACCCCCTCTTCACCTACCCTGTGGCTGTCAGCTGCCACTGTGGCACCTGCAACACGGACAGCGATGAATGCGCCCACAAGGCCATAGGAGACGGTGCCCGGTGCTCCAAGCCGCTGAGACACCTGTACCCATACCCTGGCCTGAGCAACTACATTAGCCTCGACTGA
- the slc5a8l gene encoding sodium-coupled monocarboxylate transporter 1: protein MTGTGGPVASFSVWDYVVFAGTVLGAAGIGLFQAIRGRTNTSSEEFLLGGRQMSAVPVAMSLTASFMSGITVIGTPAEAYLYGAAFWIFGFSYAIMSVITAEIFVPLFYRLGITSTYEYLEMRYNKLIRVIGTSMYIVQTALYTGMVIYAPALALNQITGLNLWGVLVATGVVCIIYCTLGGLKAVIWTDVFQMVIMLAGFVAVIARGAVIQGGLGRIWDDASKGGRLDAFNFNPDPLTRHTFWTIVVGGSIMWTSIYSINQSQVQRYISCKTLAHAKMSLYVNMVGLCVTVSLAVFSGITMFSIYKDCDPLSNGDVGALDQLLPYLVMDILAAYPGVPGLFVAAAYSGTLSTVSSSINALVAVTVEDFVKPVWKDLTEKQVLWINMGLSVFFGGVCIGMAAVASLMGSILQAALSVFGMISGPLLGLYLLGMFFRTTNSTGGLSGLILGLVITLWVGIGAQIYPPTTYKTNPLPLSTAGCNRTVDFNATTVAPWTSAVTFPPLPEERPALADSWYSLSYLYFCVLGTLVTMTSGLLVSAITGGCKQKRLCSDLFVRKNDLICFNCGRHAQDSEPELVEKDGSELKKGTDNLAFAVSVFDITDRDMEKVTKM from the exons ATGACGGGTACCGGCGGGCCTGTGGCTTCCTTCTCCGTGTGGGACTATGTGGTGTTCGCTGGCACGGTCCTCGGAGCCGCCGGCATCGGCCTTTTCCAGGCCATCCGAGGACGCACGAACACAAGCAGCGAGGAGTTCCTGCTCGGAGGTCGGCAGATGTCAGCCGTGCCGGTGGCCATGTCGCTCACCGCCAGCTTCATGTCTGGCATCACCGTGATCGGCACTCCAGCCGAAGCCTACCTGTACGGAGCGGCCTTCTGGATCTTCGGCTTCTCGTACGCCATCATGTCCGTCATCACGGCCGAGATCTTCGTCCCTCTCTTCTACCGTCTGGGAATCACCAGCACCTACGAG TATCTGGAGATGCGCTACAACAAGTTGATTCGTGTGATCGGGACATCCATGTATATCGTACAAACG GCACTGTACACCGGCATGGTCATCTACGCACCAGCTCTGGCCCTCAATCAAA tcACAGGACTGAACTTGTGGGGCGTATTAGTGGCTACAGGAGTGGTGTGCATCATCTACTGCACCTTG ggaggTCTGAAGGCAGTGATCTGGACAGACGTGTTCCAGATGGTGATCATGCTGGCTGGCTTCGTGGCCGTCATCGCCAGGGGAGCGGTGATCCAGGGGGGGCTTGGCCGGATCTGGGACGACGCCTCCAAGGGGGGGCGGCTGGACGCTTTCAA CTTTAACCCCGACCCCCTGACGCGTCACACCTTCTGGACCATCGTGGTGGGCGGCAGCATCATGTGGACCTCCATCTATTCCATCAACCAATCACAGGTGCAGCGCTACATCTCCTGCAAGACCCTGGCGCATGCCAAGAT GTCTCTGTACGTGAACATGGTCGGTCTCTGTGTGACGGTgagcctggctgtgttctctggTATCACCATGTTCTCCATCTACAAGGACTGTGACCCTCTCAGCAACGGAGACGTTGGGGCTTTGGACCAG ctaCTTCCATACCTGGTGATGGACATTCTGGCAGCCTATCCTGGGGTCCCTGGCTTGTTTGTGGCTGCAGCATACAGTGGAACCCTGAG CACAGTGTCCTCCAGCATCAACGCCCTGGTGGCGGTCACCGTGGAGGACTTTGTGAAGCCGGTGTGGAAAGACCTGACAGAGAAACAGGTGTTGTGGATCAACATGGGACTGA GTGTGTTCTTTGGAGGGGTGTGCATAGGGATGGCTGCTGTGGCTTCTCTGATGGGCAGCATCCTACAG gCCGCCCTCTCTGTGTTTGGGATGATCAGTGGCCCTCTCCTCGGACTCTACTTGCTCGGCATGTTCTTCCGTACCACAAACTCCACT GGAGGGCTGTCAGGACTGATCCTGGGGCTGGTCATCACCCTGTGGGTGGGGATTGGAGCCCAGATCTACCCCCCCACGACTTACAAgaccaaccccctccccctcagcacGGCCGGGTGTAACCGCACGGTCGACTTCAACGCCACCACGGTGGCACCCTGGACCAGCGCGGTCACATTCCCCCCCCTGCCAGA AGAGCGTCCAGCGCTGGCTGACTCCTGGTACTCCCTGTCCTACCTCTACTTCTGTGTGCTGGGCACTCTCGTCACCATGACGTCTGGTCTGCTGGTGAGCGCTATCACAG gtggctGTAAGCAGAAGAGGCTCTGCTCCGATCTGTTTGTCAGGAAGAATGATCTGATCTGCTTCAACTGTGGACGACACGCCCAG GACTCAGAACCAGAGCTGGTGGAAAAGGATGGATCAGAGCTGAAGAAGGGCACTGACAACCTGGCCTTCGCAGTCTCAGTGTTTGACATAACGGACCGAGACATGGAGAAAGTCACCAAGATGTGA
- the sycp1 gene encoding synaptonemal complex protein 1 isoform X1: MERDKCFHFKLMVPPRVNPGQISAVKPQESVDDFGVMNTAQQGYSKQFDKETHFTIPITNMGSTKPKADVSKITFVSPVEKVETKGTSGKLYSKLFDEVEKIKCWKVQVDSETVQRERKLQENKRTIETQRKAIQDLQFGNESLSIKLEEQISENEDLRNKNNATRNLCNILKDTFQRSADKMHLFESEREETQQLFMENRENIQRMIAAFESLRLQAQFDRCEMQKVKEGLLQFDNLKEKFGEEINTKEQEAEQLQAALKEKEKELQAILLHLQEAQESCQHLQQAAQLHQDVLHSSHQERQALSEKLRNAEELLKESEENRKAISNALELNKEETAQIVLQKDASLEELHQTRAAQEGQLAQAQATMQELQTCLARETERAQELEVKMVSVSEELQENRIRAGEINKQNEEKDGQIQVLEEELDVKSKSIESLREKIEAADRQATLLSSELAGKRDQVQRYQTKVQILETEKTLLEKALQEAEKAHSDLRNKTQAQTQEMEEQLSVAMTINKRSTKEIEQLQGDVAQQEVKYDKLLVSFNELQLEKKTVQEQAENKCSQAKTLEARLKESEARGTEISKEIEALEDQNHQLREEVSSLSTRLEEQGQGAENLQKKLDESCGGLQVEISRKEKHIRAMETKLSSLKTKLDTKNKHQEEYQKEAKMLKKQIAKDAERSCQLESEINQLKETAESLQKSSREKHQELLDEVAAKSSSEAELQKEVQDLKLTAGEAVRSREDAEIKCQHKIADMVALMEKHKNQYDKMLEAKDVELKEKKRSVVEADAGRTASPQELEQSKIENDRLKNHLDQETKEGEKLMQKIAELKEELASVKTNPSNLVPKTLSKQLSDPASASEGRCWDTPDRLSIKRNGFDFSKTKQKTPSQSAGKIQASTPAVRVAQETKSGDLQTPSWSYGTRVGETPRIKSYRIRTPPSTQKAGPWSQTTLELDPKSDSSEHADLLSFAVVEPLQGLQQGASSAHWSKVHVFKKNQSPAVQKSPGNALKLAAMKRMRDAGWTAVTGSHKKKKAAEKIFA; this comes from the exons ATGGAGCGGGACAAGTGTTTCCACTTCAAGTTAATGGTGCCTCCCAGAGTGAACCCAGGACAGATTTCTGCCGTGAAACCTCAGGAATCCGTAGACGATTTTGGAGTCATGAACACCGCGCAAcag GGTTACAGTAAACAATTTGACAAAGAGACTCACTTTACCATCCCCATTACAAATATGGGATCCACTAAACCTAAAGCAG ATGTGTCCAAGATTACTTTTGTCTCACCTGTAGAAAAAGTAGAG ACTAAAGGCACATCTGGAAAGTTATATTCAAAACTCTTTGATGAAGTTGAGAAAATAAAGTGTTGGAAAGTCCAAGTAGACTCTGAGACGgtccaaagagagagaaaactgcAAGAAAACAAAAGAACTATTGAAACGCAGCGCAAAGCCATCCAGGACTTACAG TTtggaaatgaaagtctcagcaTTAAACTGGAAGAACAGATCAGTGAAAACGAGGATCTGAGGAATAA AAATAATGCAACACGCAATTTGTGTAACATACTGAAGGATACGTTCCAGAGATCAGCAGACAAGATGCATCTGT TTGAGTCTGAAAGAGAGGAGACACAGCAACTCTTTATGGAAAACAGGGAGAATATTCAG aGGATGATAGCTGCTTTTGAGAGCCTTCGGCTGCAAGCACAGTTTGACCGTTGTGAAATGCAAAAAG TTAAAGAGGGATTGCTACAGTTTGACAATCTGAAGGAGAAGTTTGGGGAAGAAATCAACACGAAGGAACAAGAG GCGGAGCAGCTTCAAGCGGccctgaaggagaaggagaaggagctgcaggccatcctcctccacctgcaggaAGCACAGGAGAGCTGCCAACATCTGCAGCAGGCCGCAC AGCTGCACCAGGACGTCCTTCACAGCTCTCACCAAGAGCGCCAGGCTCTGTCAGAGAAGCTACGCAACGCAGAAGAACTTCTTAAAGAAAGCGAG GAAAATAGAAAAGCAATTTCCAATGCGCTGGAGCTGAACAAAGAGGAGACTGCCCAGATCGTCCTCCAGAAAGATGCCAGCCTAGAAGAGCTCCACCAGACTAGGGCTGCTCAAGAAGGCCAGCTGGCCCAGGCTCAGGCCACCATGCAGGAGCTACAGACCTGCCTGGCacgggagacagagag GGCGCAAGAGCTGGAAGTAAAGATGGTGTCCGTCTCTGAGGAGCTGCAGGAGAACAGGATCCGGGCAG gAGAAATTAATAAACAGAACGaagagaaagatggacagaTACAAGTACTTGAGGAGGAACTG GATGTGAAATCTAAATCCATCGAGTCACTGAGGGAGAAGATAGAAGCTGCTGATAGACAAGCTACGCTGCTGTCGTCTGAGCTGGCAGGGAAGAGGGACCAAGTCCAGCGCTACCAG ACCAAAGTACAGAtcctggagacagagaagacCTTACTGGAGAAGGCACTTCAGGAAGCTGAAAAGGCCCACAGCGATCTGaggaacaagacacag GCCCAAACACAGGAGATGGAAGAACAGTTGTCTGTTGCCATGACAATAAACAAAAGGTCCACCAAGGAGATAGAGCAGCTGCAAGGAGACGTAGCACAGCAGGA GGTGAAATATGACAAGCTGTTGGTGAGTTTTAATGAGCTGCAACTTGAGAAGAAGACGGTTCAAGAGCAGGCTGAGAACAAATGTTCCCAAGCCAAGACCCTGGAGGCTCGCCTGAAG GAGAGTGAAGCGAGAGGCACAGAGATCTCAAAGGAAATCGAAGCGCTTGAAGATCAAAACCATCAGCTACG ggaggaggtgagctcTTTGAGCACCAGGCTGGAAGAACAAGGTCAAGGAGCAGAGAACCTGCAGAAGAAACTTGATGAAAGC TGTGGAGGTCTGCAGGTGGAAATCAGTAGGAAGGAGAAGCACATCAGAGCCATGGAGACCAAG ctgtccAGCCTGAAGACTAAGTTGGACACGAAAAACAAACATCAGGAGGAATATCAGAAAGAG GCTAAAATGCTCAAAAAACAGATCGCCAAAGATGCGGAAAGATCTTGTCAGCTGGAAAGTGAG ATCAACCAACTGAAAGAAACAGCAGAAAGTCTTCAGAAGTCCAGCAGGGAGAAACATCAGGAACTGCTCGATGAAGTCGCTGCCAAGTCATCTTCTGAAGCAGAGCTGCAGAAAGAG GTGCAGGATCTGAAGCTCACAGCTGGAGAGGCcgtgaggagcagggaggatgcAGAGATCAAGTGTCAACACAAGATCGCAGACATGGTTGCCCTGATGGAAAAGCACAAA AACCAGTACGACAAGATGCTGGAAGCGAAAGACGTCGagctgaaggagaagaagaggagcgtCGTGGAGGCAGACGCCGGCAGAACGGCC TCTCCCCAGGAGCTGGAGCAGAGCAAGATAGAGAACGACAGGCTGAAGAATCATCTGGATCAAGAAACTAAGGAGGGG GAGAAGTTGATGCAGAAGATCGCAGAACTGAAAGAAGAATTGGCATCTGTGAAAACCAACCCATCCAACCTAGTACCCAAGACTCTGAGCAAGCAG CTGTCTGATCCAGCCTCAGCTTCTGAGGGGAGATGTTGGGACACACCAGACAGACTGTCCATCAAGAGGAACGGGTTTGATTTCTCCAAAACCAAACAGAAAACCCCGTCCCAGAGCGCCGGTAAAATACAGGCCTCTACTCCTGCTGTCAGAGT TGCCCAGGAAACCAAGAGTGGCGACCTCCAGACTCCGTCATGGAGTTATGGAACCAGAGTCGGGGAGACTCCTCGCATTAAG TCCTACAGAATCcggacccccccctccactcagaAGGCTGGGCCCTGGAGCCAGACCACCCTGGAGCTGGACCCCAAGTCTGACAGCTCGGAGCACGCTGACCTGCTG AGCTTTGCAGTCGTAGAACCGCTCCAAGGCCTCCAGCAGGGGGCGTCCTCAGCACACTGGTCTAAAGTCCACGTGTTTAAGAAG AATCAAAGCCCCGCTGTTCAGAAGTCCCCAGGGAACGCCTTGAAGCTGGCGGCCAtgaagaggatgagagatgcAGGCTGGACCGCCGTCACGGGCTCCCACAAGAAGAAAAAGGCAGCAGAGAAGATCTTTGCATAG
- the si:ch211-105j21.9 gene encoding sialomucin core protein 24-like isoform X2 gives METRYSLLLVGCLLSVSLASAALSPPEGPNHPTISPATTGVSNPATATLNRTSAANGMLTTTAGATPAITGGGAPPNGSAGTSTAPTASSVSTHTPGPAAEAGETNTTSTPPTGSPPTTVPTTQSPATTVIFNTTSNLTTTQSPATTVIFNTTSNLTTTQSPATTVIFNTTSNLTTTQSPATTSHPPSEDPPTANTTSWVSTTNTALNDTRGTGVRLDDYEKTLTVVFSVVLGVSILGLVMYQMTRCHQRRVQYSHQPLTENTGDLFISDEDTLVISGGLYEGHVSEPITTQQDFPPGPSQLTQFRLEFLNDG, from the exons ATGGAGACCAGGTATTCTCTGCTCCTGGTCGGATGTCTGCTATCTGTATCCCTGGCCAGCGCAGCCCTAAGCCCTCCAGAGGGACCAAACCACCCAACCATCTCACCTGCCACGACAGGGGTTTCAAACCCAGCCACGGCAACGCTGAACAGAACCTCCGCCGCCAATGGAATGCTCACAACAACAGCGGGTGCCACGCCTGCGATCACGGGAGGAGGTGCTCCACCCAACGGCTCTGCTGGCACCTCCACAGCCCCCACGGCCAGCTCTGTAAGCACCCACACCCCAGGGCCTGCAGCCGAAGCCGGGGAGACCAACACCACATCTACCCCTCCTACAGGCTCTCCTCCCACCACAGTGCCAACAACTCAATCACCGGCTACGACTGTGATTTTCAACACCACGTCCAATCTGACAACGACTCAATCACCGGCTACGACTGTGATTTTCAACACCACGTCCAATCTGACAACGACTCAATCACCGGCTACGACTGTGATTTTCAACACCACGTCCAATCTGACAACGACTCAATCACCGGCTACGA CCTCCCATCCACCAAGTGAAGATCCTCCCACCGCTAACACCACCTCGTGGGTGTCAACGACCAACACAGCGCTTAACGACACACGAG GAACAGGAGTGAGGCTGGATGACTATGAGAAGACCCTGACCGTGGTGTTCAGTGTGGTGCTGGGGGTGTCCATCTTGGGGTTGGTGATGTACCAGATGACAAGATGCCACCAGAGAAGAGTCCAGTACTCACATCAGCCGCTCACTGAAAACACTG GTGACCTATTCATCTCAGATGAAGACACGCTTGTCATATCAGGAGGACTCTATGAGGGACACGTCTCTGAGCCAATCACAACACAGCAAGACTTCCCTCCTGgcccctcccagctaacacagttccGCCTTGAGTTCTTAAATGATGGTTGA
- the sycp1 gene encoding synaptonemal complex protein 1 isoform X2 gives MERDKCFHFKLMVPPRVNPGQISAVKPQESVDDFGVMNTAQQGYSKQFDKETHFTIPITNMGSTKPKADVSKITFVSPVEKVETKGTSGKLYSKLFDEVEKIKCWKVQVDSETVQRERKLQENKRTIETQRKAIQDLQFGNESLSIKLEEQISENEDLRNKNNATRNLCNILKDTFQRSADKMHLFESEREETQQLFMENRENIQRMIAAFESLRLQAQFDRCEMQKVKEGLLQFDNLKEKFGEEINTKEQEAEQLQAALKEKEKELQAILLHLQEAQESCQHLQQAAQLHQDVLHSSHQERQALSEKLRNAEELLKESEENRKAISNALELNKEETAQIVLQKDASLEELHQTRAAQEGQLAQAQATMQELQTCLARETERAQELEVKMVSVSEELQENRIRAGEINKQNEEKDGQIQVLEEELDVKSKSIESLREKIEAADRQATLLSSELAGKRDQVQRYQTKVQILETEKTLLEKALQEAEKAHSDLRNKTQAQTQEMEEQLSVAMTINKRSTKEIEQLQGDVAQQEVKYDKLLVSFNELQLEKKTVQEQAENKCSQAKTLEARLKESEARGTEISKEIEALEDQNHQLREEVSSLSTRLEEQGQGAENLQKKLDESCGGLQVEISRKEKHIRAMETKLSSLKTKLDTKNKHQEEYQKEAKMLKKQIAKDAERSCQLESEINQLKETAESLQKSSREKHQELLDEVAAKSSSEAELQKEVQDLKLTAGEAVRSREDAEIKCQHKIADMVALMEKHKNQYDKMLEAKDVELKEKKRSVVEADAGRTASPQELEQSKIENDRLKNHLDQETKEGEKLMQKIAELKEELASVKTNPSNLVPKTLSKQLSDPASASEGRCWDTPDRLSIKRNGFDFSKTKQKTPSQSAGKIQASTPAVRETKSGDLQTPSWSYGTRVGETPRIKSYRIRTPPSTQKAGPWSQTTLELDPKSDSSEHADLLSFAVVEPLQGLQQGASSAHWSKVHVFKKNQSPAVQKSPGNALKLAAMKRMRDAGWTAVTGSHKKKKAAEKIFA, from the exons ATGGAGCGGGACAAGTGTTTCCACTTCAAGTTAATGGTGCCTCCCAGAGTGAACCCAGGACAGATTTCTGCCGTGAAACCTCAGGAATCCGTAGACGATTTTGGAGTCATGAACACCGCGCAAcag GGTTACAGTAAACAATTTGACAAAGAGACTCACTTTACCATCCCCATTACAAATATGGGATCCACTAAACCTAAAGCAG ATGTGTCCAAGATTACTTTTGTCTCACCTGTAGAAAAAGTAGAG ACTAAAGGCACATCTGGAAAGTTATATTCAAAACTCTTTGATGAAGTTGAGAAAATAAAGTGTTGGAAAGTCCAAGTAGACTCTGAGACGgtccaaagagagagaaaactgcAAGAAAACAAAAGAACTATTGAAACGCAGCGCAAAGCCATCCAGGACTTACAG TTtggaaatgaaagtctcagcaTTAAACTGGAAGAACAGATCAGTGAAAACGAGGATCTGAGGAATAA AAATAATGCAACACGCAATTTGTGTAACATACTGAAGGATACGTTCCAGAGATCAGCAGACAAGATGCATCTGT TTGAGTCTGAAAGAGAGGAGACACAGCAACTCTTTATGGAAAACAGGGAGAATATTCAG aGGATGATAGCTGCTTTTGAGAGCCTTCGGCTGCAAGCACAGTTTGACCGTTGTGAAATGCAAAAAG TTAAAGAGGGATTGCTACAGTTTGACAATCTGAAGGAGAAGTTTGGGGAAGAAATCAACACGAAGGAACAAGAG GCGGAGCAGCTTCAAGCGGccctgaaggagaaggagaaggagctgcaggccatcctcctccacctgcaggaAGCACAGGAGAGCTGCCAACATCTGCAGCAGGCCGCAC AGCTGCACCAGGACGTCCTTCACAGCTCTCACCAAGAGCGCCAGGCTCTGTCAGAGAAGCTACGCAACGCAGAAGAACTTCTTAAAGAAAGCGAG GAAAATAGAAAAGCAATTTCCAATGCGCTGGAGCTGAACAAAGAGGAGACTGCCCAGATCGTCCTCCAGAAAGATGCCAGCCTAGAAGAGCTCCACCAGACTAGGGCTGCTCAAGAAGGCCAGCTGGCCCAGGCTCAGGCCACCATGCAGGAGCTACAGACCTGCCTGGCacgggagacagagag GGCGCAAGAGCTGGAAGTAAAGATGGTGTCCGTCTCTGAGGAGCTGCAGGAGAACAGGATCCGGGCAG gAGAAATTAATAAACAGAACGaagagaaagatggacagaTACAAGTACTTGAGGAGGAACTG GATGTGAAATCTAAATCCATCGAGTCACTGAGGGAGAAGATAGAAGCTGCTGATAGACAAGCTACGCTGCTGTCGTCTGAGCTGGCAGGGAAGAGGGACCAAGTCCAGCGCTACCAG ACCAAAGTACAGAtcctggagacagagaagacCTTACTGGAGAAGGCACTTCAGGAAGCTGAAAAGGCCCACAGCGATCTGaggaacaagacacag GCCCAAACACAGGAGATGGAAGAACAGTTGTCTGTTGCCATGACAATAAACAAAAGGTCCACCAAGGAGATAGAGCAGCTGCAAGGAGACGTAGCACAGCAGGA GGTGAAATATGACAAGCTGTTGGTGAGTTTTAATGAGCTGCAACTTGAGAAGAAGACGGTTCAAGAGCAGGCTGAGAACAAATGTTCCCAAGCCAAGACCCTGGAGGCTCGCCTGAAG GAGAGTGAAGCGAGAGGCACAGAGATCTCAAAGGAAATCGAAGCGCTTGAAGATCAAAACCATCAGCTACG ggaggaggtgagctcTTTGAGCACCAGGCTGGAAGAACAAGGTCAAGGAGCAGAGAACCTGCAGAAGAAACTTGATGAAAGC TGTGGAGGTCTGCAGGTGGAAATCAGTAGGAAGGAGAAGCACATCAGAGCCATGGAGACCAAG ctgtccAGCCTGAAGACTAAGTTGGACACGAAAAACAAACATCAGGAGGAATATCAGAAAGAG GCTAAAATGCTCAAAAAACAGATCGCCAAAGATGCGGAAAGATCTTGTCAGCTGGAAAGTGAG ATCAACCAACTGAAAGAAACAGCAGAAAGTCTTCAGAAGTCCAGCAGGGAGAAACATCAGGAACTGCTCGATGAAGTCGCTGCCAAGTCATCTTCTGAAGCAGAGCTGCAGAAAGAG GTGCAGGATCTGAAGCTCACAGCTGGAGAGGCcgtgaggagcagggaggatgcAGAGATCAAGTGTCAACACAAGATCGCAGACATGGTTGCCCTGATGGAAAAGCACAAA AACCAGTACGACAAGATGCTGGAAGCGAAAGACGTCGagctgaaggagaagaagaggagcgtCGTGGAGGCAGACGCCGGCAGAACGGCC TCTCCCCAGGAGCTGGAGCAGAGCAAGATAGAGAACGACAGGCTGAAGAATCATCTGGATCAAGAAACTAAGGAGGGG GAGAAGTTGATGCAGAAGATCGCAGAACTGAAAGAAGAATTGGCATCTGTGAAAACCAACCCATCCAACCTAGTACCCAAGACTCTGAGCAAGCAG CTGTCTGATCCAGCCTCAGCTTCTGAGGGGAGATGTTGGGACACACCAGACAGACTGTCCATCAAGAGGAACGGGTTTGATTTCTCCAAAACCAAACAGAAAACCCCGTCCCAGAGCGCCGGTAAAATACAGGCCTCTACTCCTGCTGTCAGA GAAACCAAGAGTGGCGACCTCCAGACTCCGTCATGGAGTTATGGAACCAGAGTCGGGGAGACTCCTCGCATTAAG TCCTACAGAATCcggacccccccctccactcagaAGGCTGGGCCCTGGAGCCAGACCACCCTGGAGCTGGACCCCAAGTCTGACAGCTCGGAGCACGCTGACCTGCTG AGCTTTGCAGTCGTAGAACCGCTCCAAGGCCTCCAGCAGGGGGCGTCCTCAGCACACTGGTCTAAAGTCCACGTGTTTAAGAAG AATCAAAGCCCCGCTGTTCAGAAGTCCCCAGGGAACGCCTTGAAGCTGGCGGCCAtgaagaggatgagagatgcAGGCTGGACCGCCGTCACGGGCTCCCACAAGAAGAAAAAGGCAGCAGAGAAGATCTTTGCATAG
- the si:ch211-105j21.9 gene encoding sialomucin core protein 24-like isoform X1 produces METRYSLLLVGCLLSVSLASAALSPPEGPNHPTISPATTGVSNPATATLNRTSAANGMLTTTAGATPAITGGGAPPNGSAGTSTAPTASSVSTHTPGPAAEAGETNTTSTPPTGSPPTTVPTTQSPATTVIFNTTSNLTTTQSPATTVIFNTTSNLTTTQSPATTVIFNTTSNLTTTQSPATTVIFNTTSNMPSTQSPASNETVNATSASPSHPPSEDPPTANTTSWVSTTNTALNDTRGTGVRLDDYEKTLTVVFSVVLGVSILGLVMYQMTRCHQRRVQYSHQPLTENTGDLFISDEDTLVISGGLYEGHVSEPITTQQDFPPGPSQLTQFRLEFLNDG; encoded by the exons ATGGAGACCAGGTATTCTCTGCTCCTGGTCGGATGTCTGCTATCTGTATCCCTGGCCAGCGCAGCCCTAAGCCCTCCAGAGGGACCAAACCACCCAACCATCTCACCTGCCACGACAGGGGTTTCAAACCCAGCCACGGCAACGCTGAACAGAACCTCCGCCGCCAATGGAATGCTCACAACAACAGCGGGTGCCACGCCTGCGATCACGGGAGGAGGTGCTCCACCCAACGGCTCTGCTGGCACCTCCACAGCCCCCACGGCCAGCTCTGTAAGCACCCACACCCCAGGGCCTGCAGCCGAAGCCGGGGAGACCAACACCACATCTACCCCTCCTACAGGCTCTCCTCCCACCACAGTGCCAACAACTCAATCACCGGCTACGACTGTGATTTTCAACACCACGTCCAATCTGACAACGACTCAATCACCGGCTACGACTGTGATTTTCAACACCACGTCCAATCTGACAACGACTCAATCACCGGCTACGACTGTGATTTTCAACACCACGTCCAATCTGACAACGACTCAATCACCGGCTACGACTGTGATTTTCAACACCACGTCCAATATGCCGTCGACTCAATCACCAGCTTCGAACGAGACTGTGAATGCCACCTCAGCCTCACCCTCCCATCCACCAAGTGAAGATCCTCCCACCGCTAACACCACCTCGTGGGTGTCAACGACCAACACAGCGCTTAACGACACACGAG GAACAGGAGTGAGGCTGGATGACTATGAGAAGACCCTGACCGTGGTGTTCAGTGTGGTGCTGGGGGTGTCCATCTTGGGGTTGGTGATGTACCAGATGACAAGATGCCACCAGAGAAGAGTCCAGTACTCACATCAGCCGCTCACTGAAAACACTG GTGACCTATTCATCTCAGATGAAGACACGCTTGTCATATCAGGAGGACTCTATGAGGGACACGTCTCTGAGCCAATCACAACACAGCAAGACTTCCCTCCTGgcccctcccagctaacacagttccGCCTTGAGTTCTTAAATGATGGTTGA